DNA sequence from the Saccopteryx leptura isolate mSacLep1 chromosome 4, mSacLep1_pri_phased_curated, whole genome shotgun sequence genome:
CCGTAACACTGGCCGAGGGGAGCAGCCATCAGAGACAGCAAGGATCATCAAATCAAGCAAGAAATTAAACCACTGACACCCCTGGGCCCCAGCTCTTACCTGGGGGATGGATCCCAGCAGCGGCCCGCAGGGCGTTGTAGCTGGACACCCAGTTCTCGTGATCCACGCTGCCCCGGAAACCCACCACCTTCACCCACTCCGGGTTCTCGTTCACCACCTCCCCTGTGGTGGTGGTCCACTCCTTGCCCAGGCCGCCCACATACAGATGCTCGTCCTTTACTGCCAGCCACTCGGCTTTGAAGCCTGGGGACGAGATGGAGGGATCGACTGAGACCACGGCTGACCCCTCTGCTCACCTGGCTCCTGTGGGGTCCAGCCGCCCTGGGCATAAGAAGTCACTCTGGACTtcactcaaggcagtgaccagaGAGCAGACAGGACAGGCTGTTGCATGCTCCCTTTCTGAGGGTCGGCAGGCGGTGCCACTCTCTAGAACAGACCTAACATTCATACAAGGCAGCTGGCACCTGCCCTCCCACCAGTGTTGTTCcgcttccttctctctgccctccATGGATGATCACGTTTGCCTCTGACAACTTGACCCAGGACTCTGCTGGGACACTTTGTAAAActggtttcagccctggccggttggctcagtggtagagcgtcagcctggcgtgcagaagtcccgggtttgattcccagccagggcacacaggagaagcgcccatctgcttctccacccctccccctctccttcctctctgtctctctcttccactcccgcagccgaggctccactggagcaaagatggcccgggcgctggggatggctctgtggcctctgcctcaggcgctagaatagctctggtcgcaacagagcgacgtcccggatgggcagagcatcgcccctggtgggcgtgccgggtggatcccggtcgggcgcatgcgggagtctgtctgcctgcctccccatttccagcttcagaaaaataccaaaaaaaaaaacaacaaaaaaaaactggtttcAACTGCTCCCGCCCTGGTGCCTCACTGCCCTCAGCTCTGACAGGTCTAGCCCACCCCTCATCAGTCTCCTCTGACTCCCAAAGTCCCTGTTTCTCAAGGTACCTCATTCCACCCCAGGAGGCCCGCCGTGGAGACTAGCTTTCTAGAAGGTTTAAACCCACAGCAAGTGCAGTCTCACGGAGGCAGCGATCAATTCCTGCCTCTGCCAACGCCTTCCTGTCGCCTCCGTCTGAAGGCCTCGGCCCCCAGGCTCCCTCAGGCTGCCTCCCCGCAGAAGGCAGTGACCTCTTTctggcacatggcagagccatggGGCATGGCTGTGCTCGGAGGTTGGCTTCCACTTGAGTGGGGTCACTGCTCAGACTTCCTTGCTGGGCAGGAAAAGTGCACCTTCTCTGTAAGGTCTCAGTTCAAAGTGACAACAATCTGGCCCTATAGCTTCATAGGGAAGGTACCTCGAGGGTGTTTAAGACCTAAAGGGACACATCCCCAGAGGTGCTGAGGGCAGTATGGGACAGAGCCCTGAAACCCATGCTAGAAGGAACCTTCTTCACAGCCCTTTAGTAACCAGCTCACACTCCTAAAAACTGCTCTGACCTGCAGTCCCCGTCAGCCTGCGTTCCCAGGCTGGGGGCCACGGGTCAGAAGCAGGAGTCATATTCCCCTGGATATGTGAATGCTTTACCCTGGGCATGCAAACCAAGCCAGTGACAGTCATCCCGTGACTGTCCCCAGCACCTCAAACAAGTCCAGGAGACAGAGCTGGCTCACTCACCTTTGCCCACGGTTCCATCGCCATCGGACAGGATCACCCAGGGCACAGCCTTGGTGCCTTCGATCTGGTAGACAACCCCAGTCCGGTCATCCACAGAGTAAAGCTTCCCATTGAAGACGATCAGGTCAGATAGCTCCATGCCCCGCCCCTTTTCCGCCAGGTGGGACTCGAGGACCCTGTGGCCTTTGTCCCACTCCACGGCCACCTTGTCCCCACTGCTGGACAAGGTGAGGTAGCCCTTCTTTAGGTAACTGAACCAAGTGTTTTCCTCTTGAGCCTTTGACTCCGTGTCCAGATCTGCAATGAGTGCGATTCGGTACCGGGTCCCACCTGGCATCCTCTGGGGGACAGACAGGGGGTAGGTGTCATTGTACCGGTCAGCAGATGCCTGGCTGAGCCTCCAGTCATGGGCGCTGGGCACAGGGGGCCTGCCTGGGGCCGGGTGGTGGGAGTAGAGCAGCCAGAGGATGGCGGCACCCACGAAGGACAGCAGGATCACCTTCCAGCGGGGGCGGAAGCGGGGATCCGTGGCCTTGGTCATGGACGCCAGCATGGGAAGGCCCCCCACACTTATCCAGAGGGAGTGCATAAACTCACTCCATCCTGGTGGCTGCAGGGCTGGCGGGCGGGTGGCCCAACGAAGGGCCAGCAGGACCTGCAcaccagggagggaggagaggtcaCAACCTGGAAACATGGTGGTTCCTCAATCACCTGCAGGGGCCGGGTTAGAAGGCTGCCTTGTCCAGAACAAACAGTACTGCCATGACATGACATGGTGGCCACTGTTACCTCCTCGGCTTCCTCAAACCCTAATGGTAGCTATATCTCTACCCTTACTCAGCAAGGTGAGAAGTCTGCCCAGAACAAAACCATTCATCTGCTCAGACCCAGCTGGCCAGACGGAGGGCTCAGACAGACGGTCTGCACGGGTTGGAGCCTTgcagtcctgggggggggggtgctgcatGGCAGGAGGACAGAGAGGGCCCAGACCTGTGTTTCCATCACCTCATTTGGGAAGTCCTCCCTGACGGCTCTGCTCCTGACTGCGCCCTCCACTCCctccctggcctcaaccaccaccCGACACCATGTCGCACAGTTAGTTATCTTTGTTTATTCCATCCCCAGCTCCTACAAAAGCGCACACAGCGGACACCTGCTCATGTGGGTGAGTCTTCATTTCCTGCTAGTTAGGTTTCCAAAATATTCAAGTAAGTACAATACGGACTCAAGCCAAACAGAAATACTTGTTTTTGGTAACATCTGTCCCTTAGCACCTTTCTGTTAATGCCAGTGACTGAGGCCCGAGTCTGGATGCCCTCAGGGGCTAGCGCCCAGTGTACCAGCACACTGGCTCCACAGGACAGCTGGGCTCACTGGGGAGCCTGGCCGGGCCTTGGGCTCCTGGCCCAGAGCCAGGCATGAGGCCTCCACTGGAGGGTGGCTACCAGAGATGACAGCGCTTCACCACCTGTCCCCTCCTCACATCCCCAGCTCAGATTATGGCATGGCCATGGCGGCACCTAGCCAGCATCTAGATCTGGGGCAGCCACCACGATGGGAGCGGACTGGGTAGAACATCGCAGGGCTGTTGGGcttgtctgcctcctccctcacGACCATCCAGGGCAGGACATCAGGGCTGCTCCTCACTGCCAGGCAGCAGCTGGGCAGGGCACAGGGGCTTGGGGCTTTGTGCCTCCACTCTGGAACCACTATGCAGACCCTGTGCACTGGCTCCAAGGATGGGAAGCACAGTTCAGGCTCCCTGGGGAAGCCAGTCCTTCTTTGTTTTGGCCACAGGGTCAGGTGCAGAGATGGGGCCTCTCAGGAGCCAGCAGGGATGTGGGGCCTGATGCCCAGAGTGAGCTGTGCAGGGCGCCCTCCTCCCTGGGATGGGCTCCCTCATGGCCGCAGAGCTGGTGGCTGTGGCTTTCACACTGGGACACAAGTCCCAGACCCGCCATAGTTCATGAGTCTATCTCGGCCCCACATTGCCATGAGCTCTCAACCCATTCACAACTGCGCCCACATTTCTAACACACGTTCTAGACCTAAGATTTAAACCTAAGTCTTACTGCCCTCTCCCTTCAAACCTGTCCCCAAATCGCCCCTTAGGAACAGTGCTGGTGATGCAGGCTGTCGTAACTGCAGGTGCCCACATCAAAACTTTCAGCGAAACCCTAGGAGACGCTCTTTCTTGCAGGAACATTACACTGGAGAGTGAGTTATGAACCATCACCACTTCAAAAAACAGGCATGGCCATGACCTCCTTCCCCAATAACAGCTCCATCGGCAGGGCCTGTGGACTCCCCCGCGGCCCCTTCCCGCCTGTACCACAGGTGTCACAGAGCTCCCATTAGCCCATGCTGCCAATGcttcttccccctgcccccccaatTCATTCAACCTGCAGCTGTGACACCTGCTATTTGAGTCCACAGGACAGAGTCCCTGCCTGTTTTCATGGCCCCAGCCCAGACCTCGTCCTCCCCAAAGAGCTGGCTCCTCTGCTTGGGCCTCCCTGGCCCATGTCTTCCCAAGGCAGGGCTCACTGTCCCCTGCCCCAAGACTTGTCCTGGCTCTTCACATAGCTGCCTCAGAAAGACTCCCCGCCCCACTGCACTCCATAACGACTTCTGTGCTGCCCCACCTCAGGGACAAGGACAGCCCGCTGCTATCACCGGGGTGCAGTGGGAACTCAGGGAGAACACACCACTTCCTCCATAGCCCCAtactcctgccctgtgccccacCTTTGTCACACACAAGCTCACATACTGGACCAGCCCCAAGGTCGAGCTGCCCAGCTGTCAGGGCTGCAGGTGCAGGAGACACATGCTGTCATCGCTGTGACATGCCAGCCTCTCTGCCCTGTTGACTCCCTCCATTCCGAGACACCATCCCATGTCACTGTGATCTCGTCATCTCTGCTACCCACTCACTCATGGCAGGGCAGTAAGTACTGTGGATGAACGGTGAATCATGATGCTGTCTATAGCCTGGCACCTGTCCCTGCACTCCCATATcaccctcctgtccctcctggcTGCTCAGTGCCAGGGGTGCCCCTGCTTCCCAGAGATGATGACCAACAGGCCTGCTCCTGAGGCCGAGAGCAGACCCCCAGGGGCCCAGCAGCGAGGACAGGACCCGTGTGGTGCCGCTTTGCAGGTCCTCCTCCTGCCTGCCTCTTCTCAGCCCCTGAGACCAGCTCCTACCCTGCTGCCCACTTCTGAATCGACCTGTCTGCAGGGTTGTACCCCTACTGTGAGGGCTCCCCACACCTTCCAGGCCAGTGTGACTAGCCACCCGCAGGAACCTGGGACAGGTTCCCGCTCCAGAACTTACTGACCTGGCTGAGAGTGCTGCCAGCTATCAGGAGTCACCCTGAGCAGCAGTCCTATCACCTTCTCACCTCTTCTCATCACCTATCCACACCCCAGCTCTGGAGTCTGGTCCCAGGCCCTTGGCCTCTGTCCTGGTCCTGTCTCACCTTGGCCTTCTGTTGACCCAGACTACCCAGAGATCCAACCTGAGCTCTGTCAtttgccagctgtgtgacctcacttccctgagcctcagttccttcaTGTGTAAAGTGTGGATCTAACAGTGCTGACTTCCCAGAGCCACGCTGCCAGCGCGTCAGATGCTGCAGGACTTAGTGCTAACTGCTCTTGTGCGACTGCCACCCTCCCCCCCTGCCAGGGGGCCGGCAGGAAGTGGCTGGCCCACTCCTGTGAGTTCCAGCATGGGTGTAGTCAGGACTGAACAGCCTTTGAATCTTTCTGTCCTGCCACACGGCACAAAGTGCACAGACCTGGCCTAGAGCCTCTCAGTCACCCTCCACACAACTGCCAGATGAGTTTTCTGAAATGTGAGGCTGGACTAGAATTCTCACTGGATTCCAGTGTCCCCCAAGGACAAACTCCTCAGCTGCAGACAAAGCCTCACATCCTCCTGTGGGCTCAGCTGGGCTACGAACCATTCCACAGGTGTACCCCTACCCCCGATACTGATCTCTGACCACATGGAACTATCTAGAAGTCCCTGGCTGTGCACCATGGTAAGTTGGGCATCCACGGTTGCTCCTCCAGCCCTGTCTTTTGTGATGTGCACCCTCAATAAGCTCCCTCCTGTGGGAGGCTGACCCTGGACTTGAAGGTGCCAGGGAGCGATCCCTGAACCTGGGAAGTCCCTGAACAGGGCAAGACTTCACAGAGGAGACAAGtcaaggatcttgagatggggagattaccCTGGTGGGCTCTAACTGAAATCACAGGTGTCCTTACAGAAGGGGGCCGAGGGAGACTGCCAGTGATAGAATAGGAAAAGGCCAGGTGTTTGCGGAGGCAGACTGGAGGGATGTGGCCACAGCCAGGAAACGCCAGGGGactcagaagctggaagaggcaaagcTAGACAGTCCCAAGCATCTGGAGGGAGCAGAGCCCCGCTGAGCCTTCATTTCAGCCTGGTGGCACTAGTGTTGGGTTTCTGGCCTCCTGAATGATGAGAGAATGAATGTGCAGTTTTCAGCCACCAGGTTTGTGGTGACTCCTTATGGCAGCCCTAGAAACAAACAGACGTACCTGCCGATACATTGTTCTTGCGCTGCTTCTACTGGGGACATGGCTCTGCAACAGCTTGTACCACACAGGATGGCAGCCACCTGCTTCCTCGGGGACCCTGAGCTCCTGAAGGGCAGAGCTCTGCTGGGTCAGGGTGGCTCCCCAGAACCTAACAGGGGTGAGATGGGGTGGAATATCTGGGTGCAGCCaccttttgttaaataaaaaaatgactgctTCCGGGACAGCAGAGCTGTAACTTCACCTTTCATCTGGGCCGACCAGCCTGGTGTTCACCCTCGGGCTGAAACCCCAGGAGGGACTTTTATTTTGTGAGAAAGTACATTTCCAATCAGATGCCCTTTGGTCTGTTCCCCACCCCACACAGCTTCCACATCTGAGACTGATAGCAAACTGCCCACAGCGTCTTCTTGCTGGAGCTTGGGCAGAGCAGAGCTTgcgtttttatttaaaacaaatgaacaaaacacccacaaaccTGCTAGCCACGCACCCCAACAGACACGAGCCAGTGCAGGGGAGAGGTAAAACGGACCAAGCCGTTCCCTGAAACAGGCCCTTTGGAGGCTTCTGTCCTTACCTAGAATCCTCAAAGGTCTAAGCAGTTTAATGCTTTATTGTGACAAGAAGTCTGTCAGCTCTACTATCTGCAGCATAATTGGCCGATTTTACATTACTTGGAAAATTAAGGACCAATTTCCTACAGTAAAACGTCACAGGTTCTTGGGCAGGCTAGGCTCACCTGTTCAGGTGGGCCTGTAAACAAGTTTTCTCCCGGTCAGAACCCTCAGGGGGATGGCGCCCTGCTGGCTCCCTCTCTCTGAGCCCCGCTGCAGGGCAACACCCCTGGAAAGAGGGGGCATGAGGATGGACAACCAAACAAAGGCCCAGCCCCTCCCGCCCTCCCACGGTTTAGGGTGGTCTGTCCTGAGAACGGCTCACAGACATGCATGCATTTCTGGCGTTGTCACACCAGTATTTCCTTACAGAGCAGGCCTACCCAGGAGGGCACAGGCTGTCTATCAGCTCCCCAGTGGTTCCCAGACCCCCGAGCAGCACCCAGGGAGACGCCACTCTGCCCCAGGAGTGAGCGGCCTTCAACTCTGGGTTAAGAGGGTGGGCTCAGACACCCTGCCTTCCTGAGTCATCCTCAGGCCTGCCGCCAGGCTCTGCACAGGCTCAGATGAAAGGCGGACAGCCATTCCTGACAGCCAACAGCCAGGAGGGTGGCTTTCTCAGGCTTCCTTCAGGAGAGGTCCGCGCAGGTGGCAGAACAAACAGATTGAATGGGCTCCTCCCTGCCAGGATCTGGGGAGAGCAGGACAGGACCCAGAAGGGGGATAAGGAGGCTCCTCCCAGCTCCCTGCCTCTGCACAGGTGCAGCGCTCTGGTCCCAGGACCTCCTGCAGAGCAGCTGCCTTCCTTCTCACCATGTCCCTGATGGTCCTAAAGAGCCTGTTTCCAGATAGCAGTCCCCGCTCTGCTCATGGTCAACGTGCTCTTCCTGACTGAATAGGAAGCAAACCCCTTGTCCTCTAAGACTCTTTGGAGGCAAGACAGAGGCCAAGGCCTCGGGCAGCAGTGCTGACAGGTTTGAGAATGCTCTCTGGGTCCTACTAaaccctgcctctccctccacccccttacTCGGCATTCACCACTCACCGAATCAAGTTAAACACAGTTCAGGGTAACTCATTTCTCAGCCCTCTGTCAACCACCCACAAGGAGAGTGTATTAGTTTTCCGTTGTTGCTATCACGTCACTGCAAATTCTGAAAGCTTAAATACCAGTTACCTTGCAGCCATGAGGGACGGAAGTCTGACAGGGGCTAAAATCAAGGGCTGGTCCTTTCCCAGGCTCGaggggagaatctgtttcctCGCTGTTTCCAGCTGCCAGTGGCAGTTCACATCctttggcttgtggccccttcctctatctcaaagccagcaatgttgaaactctctgtgcctttctgccctcttcctctgtaaGGACCCTGTGGTCACACTGGGTGTTCCCAGGcaatccaggatgatctccctGGATAAGCACCCTAAATTCCAGCTGTTCCCTTCATCCGTCTTTGCTATGTAATATCTCTGCAGGTTCTGGGGGTTAGGATGTGGACATCCTAGGGACAGGGAAAGGACCTCCACTGTGTCCCAAAGGCCAGGAGCATTCACACACAGTTCTGTTGGCGTCAGT
Encoded proteins:
- the CANT1 gene encoding soluble calcium-activated nucleotidase 1, encoding MHSLWISVGGLPMLASMTKATDPRFRPRWKVILLSFVGAAILWLLYSHHPAPGRPPVPSAHDWRLSQASADRYNDTYPLSVPQRMPGGTRYRIALIADLDTESKAQEENTWFSYLKKGYLTLSSSGDKVAVEWDKGHRVLESHLAEKGRGMELSDLIVFNGKLYSVDDRTGVVYQIEGTKAVPWVILSDGDGTVGKGFKAEWLAVKDEHLYVGGLGKEWTTTTGEVVNENPEWVKVVGFRGSVDHENWVSSYNALRAAAGIHPPGYLIHESACWSDILKRWFFLPRRASHEHYSEREDERKGTNLLLSASLDFKDISISRVGEVVPTHGFSSFKFIPNTDDQIIVALKSEEDGGKIATYIMAFTLDGRFLLPETKVGSVKYEGIEFI